A stretch of the Thermofilum adornatum genome encodes the following:
- the iolN gene encoding 3-dehydro-scyllo-inosose hydrolase has protein sequence MVEYEARFSKPYYNKFGEKIYLDQMTMAELLERVKKNDIILVPCGSTESHGLGQATGEDTIIGSYIAERIAFETGITVAPPIFYGSHPSHHYGMPGTIPVKKEAYIDYVTSVVKWLSNAGFKKIILFNSHGQEYVLPIVKDKAIIEEGVKALILVTSWWAWVRDILRQGTELKPGLVLETPFIHADELEASVLWYVAPKLVDPAKLKESDAEKMVGVIPDKWADKAGNVYGRPFGWYDISAYMEIHYYPKGSVGFPSKASREKGEVVVETAIQRITEFIEWLHKTYPPGVVPQVWPNPGDFKY, from the coding sequence ATGGTTGAATACGAAGCACGTTTCTCAAAGCCCTATTACAACAAGTTTGGCGAAAAAATCTACCTAGACCAAATGACTATGGCTGAATTGCTTGAGAGAGTAAAAAAGAACGACATTATACTTGTCCCATGTGGATCAACAGAATCACATGGTTTAGGTCAAGCCACCGGAGAGGACACAATCATCGGTTCCTACATTGCTGAACGTATAGCATTTGAGACTGGGATAACTGTAGCCCCTCCGATATTCTATGGCTCGCACCCATCGCACCACTACGGCATGCCAGGAACTATCCCCGTTAAGAAAGAAGCTTATATCGATTACGTCACAAGCGTAGTTAAATGGCTAAGCAACGCAGGATTCAAAAAAATCATTCTCTTTAACAGCCACGGTCAGGAATATGTTTTACCAATAGTCAAGGACAAGGCAATAATTGAGGAAGGAGTAAAAGCCCTCATCTTAGTTACAAGCTGGTGGGCCTGGGTAAGAGACATACTAAGGCAGGGAACAGAACTCAAACCAGGACTTGTCCTAGAGACACCATTCATACACGCCGACGAACTCGAGGCAAGTGTTCTCTGGTACGTTGCACCCAAACTAGTCGACCCAGCAAAGCTAAAGGAAAGCGACGCAGAAAAAATGGTAGGAGTAATCCCTGACAAATGGGCAGACAAGGCTGGAAACGTCTATGGAAGACCCTTCGGCTGGTACGATATAAGCGCCTACATGGAGATCCACTATTACCCGAAGGGAAGCGTTGGTTTCCCAAGTAAGGCTAGCAGAGAAAAGGGAGAGGTCGTTGTAGAAACAGCGATCCAGAGAATAACGGAGTTCATCGAGTGGCTACACAAAACTTATCCTCCAGGAGTAGTTCCACAGGTCTGGCCTAACCCTGGAGACTTTAAGTACTAA
- the gyaR gene encoding glyoxylate reductase: MLRECCEIELHESKEYPPSREELIKKIRDKDALLCLLTDKIDAEVMDAAPNLKVISTYSVGFDHIDIPEATKRGIYVTHTPGVLTDAVAEFTVGLILAVTRRIVEADKIIRSGQWDKPWNPYFLTGPELKGKTIGLIGLGRIGVATAKRLSSFEVKILYYDLERRWDVETVLPNMQFADIDTVLSESDIVSIHVPLTKDTYHLINEEKLKKMKKTAYLINTARGPVVDTEALVKALREGWIAGAALDVFEQEPLPPTHPLTKFDNVVLAPHIASATIEARQRMAELAARNLIAVLKGEMPPALVNKEVLKIRPLEKVKMI; the protein is encoded by the coding sequence ATGCTTCGAGAATGCTGTGAAATTGAGCTCCACGAGTCAAAAGAATATCCACCGTCCCGCGAAGAGCTTATCAAAAAGATTCGCGACAAGGATGCCCTCTTATGCCTCTTGACAGACAAAATAGACGCAGAAGTAATGGATGCCGCCCCCAATCTTAAAGTCATAAGCACGTATTCCGTCGGCTTCGACCACATAGATATTCCAGAAGCCACCAAGAGAGGGATCTACGTGACGCACACTCCAGGCGTCCTCACTGATGCTGTTGCAGAATTCACAGTAGGGCTAATCCTGGCTGTTACAAGGAGAATAGTAGAGGCAGACAAAATAATTAGGAGCGGACAATGGGACAAGCCCTGGAACCCATATTTCCTGACAGGTCCAGAGCTTAAAGGAAAAACAATTGGACTCATAGGGCTCGGAAGGATAGGCGTAGCCACTGCTAAGAGACTCTCTAGTTTCGAGGTGAAAATACTGTATTATGACCTTGAGAGACGCTGGGACGTAGAAACAGTACTTCCAAACATGCAGTTCGCAGACATAGACACAGTTCTCAGCGAGTCCGACATCGTGTCAATACATGTTCCACTGACAAAGGATACATACCACTTGATAAATGAAGAGAAATTGAAGAAAATGAAGAAGACAGCCTACCTTATAAATACAGCTAGAGGACCCGTAGTAGATACAGAAGCCCTCGTAAAAGCATTAAGGGAAGGATGGATCGCTGGAGCCGCACTAGACGTGTTTGAGCAGGAGCCTCTGCCTCCAACTCATCCTTTGACAAAATTTGACAATGTTGTTCTTGCTCCACACATTGCAAGCGCAACCATCGAGGCTAGACAAAGAATGGCAGAACTTGCGGCTAGAAACCTCATTGCAGTTCTAAAAGGTGAAATGCCCCCAGCCCTAGTAAACAAGGAAGTCTTAAAGATTAGACCACTAGAAAAAGTCAAAATGATATAA
- a CDS encoding GTPase, giving the protein MSLSQVKRLIKKVDLVLEVVDARDPWGTRSIEVERYAEKLGKPIILVINKSDLVPKEVLAKWKKVLGKRHPVIFISVAKRLGTRNLWKILRNHAPKKSKNKPVLVAVVGIPNVGKSTLINYLKGSHSVGTSPIPGYTKTTTRLRVSKWLRVYDTPGIVPRLSAEELALRGALRPEALEDPVPAAVKLIEFIYKKKPSFLKDLYGIESDNPYQFLEEFAKKRGLLKKGGEPIIEEAARIIIRDWQTGKNNFYLEPEDYDLLEEK; this is encoded by the coding sequence ATGAGCTTATCTCAGGTTAAGCGGCTCATAAAGAAGGTAGACCTAGTCCTAGAGGTTGTAGATGCACGCGACCCATGGGGGACTAGAAGCATAGAAGTAGAGAGATACGCAGAGAAGCTTGGAAAGCCGATTATACTCGTTATAAATAAAAGCGATCTCGTCCCAAAGGAAGTTCTCGCCAAATGGAAAAAAGTTCTAGGAAAAAGACATCCAGTTATATTTATTTCAGTAGCCAAAAGGCTGGGAACAAGAAACCTGTGGAAAATCCTACGAAATCATGCCCCCAAGAAAAGCAAGAACAAACCAGTACTCGTAGCCGTGGTAGGGATTCCAAACGTCGGGAAGTCCACCTTAATAAATTATCTCAAGGGGTCTCACAGCGTGGGTACATCGCCAATCCCAGGTTACACCAAGACTACGACAAGGCTAAGGGTCTCAAAATGGTTACGGGTCTACGATACACCCGGCATAGTCCCACGGCTTTCCGCGGAGGAGCTCGCCCTCCGGGGCGCACTTAGGCCAGAGGCCCTAGAAGACCCTGTACCAGCCGCAGTGAAGCTTATCGAGTTCATCTATAAAAAGAAGCCGTCATTTTTAAAGGATCTGTACGGAATAGAGTCGGATAACCCCTACCAGTTCTTGGAGGAATTTGCAAAGAAAAGGGGGCTTTTAAAGAAGGGAGGCGAACCAATAATTGAAGAAGCCGCAAGGATAATTATACGGGACTGGCAGACGGGGAAAAATAATTTCTACCTAGAGCCCGAAGACTACGATCTACTCGAAGAAAAGTAA
- a CDS encoding N-glycosylase/DNA lyase, whose product MIFFDSKRVEELARLLSQSGNDFYEFFIERDPQYTAVREILSKMGFSEGAFYIVGVAIVSYMLATRGEDHWMTAASYASGDPDQSLLSFVECSASLRKFRTARIKRIQKYIQNKEEIIEAFKGEEIDLGEFSYKLAEILDADVNDKTILFASKMLLYTCRAANKGFKNFEKLLIPVDYRVSLVTLTSGIAKGWRCNENLRSLAGDLRSRYKKEVQEAWRRVGEASGIPPILLDAPIWLVGGCIDKAEFNPQEILRCVRENLAPSPSVLEALKEFWRELDNCRNNTRQSLLFFE is encoded by the coding sequence ATGATATTTTTTGACTCTAAGAGAGTTGAGGAACTAGCCAGACTGCTCAGCCAGTCTGGCAATGATTTTTACGAATTCTTTATAGAGAGAGACCCACAATACACTGCCGTCAGAGAAATATTATCAAAAATGGGCTTCTCGGAGGGCGCCTTCTACATAGTTGGTGTAGCCATTGTAAGCTATATGCTTGCCACGAGGGGGGAAGATCACTGGATGACGGCCGCGAGCTATGCTTCAGGCGACCCAGACCAATCCTTGTTAAGCTTTGTAGAGTGCTCGGCCTCGCTTAGAAAATTTAGAACTGCAAGGATTAAACGTATCCAGAAATATATCCAAAACAAAGAGGAAATCATTGAAGCCTTTAAAGGTGAAGAAATAGACCTCGGAGAGTTCAGCTATAAACTTGCCGAGATTTTGGATGCAGATGTAAATGACAAAACGATTCTCTTTGCCTCTAAAATGCTTCTTTATACATGTCGGGCGGCAAATAAAGGCTTTAAAAACTTTGAAAAACTTCTAATCCCAGTCGACTATAGAGTTTCCCTTGTAACGCTTACTTCTGGCATAGCCAAGGGGTGGAGGTGCAACGAAAATCTAAGGAGCTTAGCTGGAGACCTAAGAAGTAGATATAAAAAAGAAGTCCAGGAGGCATGGAGACGGGTTGGAGAAGCTTCAGGAATACCTCCAATCCTATTAGACGCACCAATATGGCTTGTGGGAGGCTGTATTGATAAAGCAGAGTTTAACCCGCAGGAGATTTTGAGGTGTGTCCGAGAAAACTTGGCACCGAGTCCAAGCGTGTTAGAAGCCTTGAAGGAATTTTGGCGTGAACTTGACAATTGTAGAAACAATACGCGTCAATCCTTACTTTTCTTCGAGTAG
- a CDS encoding sugar phosphate nucleotidyltransferase, with product MIKTAVMLAGGKGTRLRPLTYTTPKPLLPVGNLPIMDHILTLLHLHGFKKVVIAVNYLAEKIINHLVAKWVDTDLEIVAPLIHPADTADAVRKLSNYIDEDFIVTMGDVITNINLRSFADHHEKNGTLASIALIEVPSLRDFGAVLVDQNGYIYHFLEKPDLQEMYVTSIAFAMLSTRRVNLFANLANSGFYAFKHEILEILEENPHLMDFGKHVFPWLLENGYRISGWYASDVYWVDVGRPATFLRANFDLLDGYAEPLKPYGKAVDGNFFGENVELRHGATIIPPVALGDNVEIDGGAVIGPYAVVGSDTFIGKKTKIRNSVIIGKTTILENVLVENSILAKNILVENDTVIKENSVIGDGVVIRRGSVLGPGATVYISQR from the coding sequence ATGATCAAAACTGCTGTCATGCTTGCTGGGGGTAAGGGGACACGCCTAAGACCATTAACCTATACGACTCCCAAGCCTCTTCTTCCCGTGGGAAACTTGCCCATTATGGATCACATATTGACCCTTCTCCATCTACATGGATTCAAGAAAGTAGTGATCGCGGTAAACTACCTTGCAGAAAAGATAATCAACCACCTAGTAGCTAAGTGGGTCGATACAGACCTAGAAATCGTTGCGCCACTTATTCATCCTGCAGACACGGCCGACGCAGTCAGGAAACTCTCAAACTACATAGACGAAGACTTCATTGTAACCATGGGGGACGTCATCACAAACATAAATCTCAGATCGTTCGCTGACCATCACGAGAAAAATGGTACACTCGCAAGTATCGCTCTGATAGAGGTCCCCTCTCTGAGAGACTTTGGCGCAGTCCTCGTCGACCAGAACGGCTACATTTATCATTTCCTCGAGAAGCCCGATCTTCAAGAAATGTATGTGACCTCTATTGCTTTCGCAATGCTGAGCACTAGGCGTGTAAATCTCTTTGCGAACCTTGCCAATAGCGGTTTCTACGCATTCAAACACGAAATACTAGAGATACTGGAAGAAAACCCGCATCTTATGGACTTCGGAAAACATGTGTTTCCCTGGCTACTGGAAAATGGATACAGGATATCGGGATGGTATGCCTCTGATGTCTACTGGGTTGACGTTGGGCGCCCCGCAACGTTCTTGAGGGCAAACTTTGACCTCTTGGATGGATACGCTGAGCCGCTGAAGCCCTATGGTAAGGCTGTTGATGGAAACTTCTTTGGAGAAAACGTTGAGCTCCGGCATGGGGCAACGATAATTCCGCCCGTCGCTTTGGGGGACAATGTAGAAATAGATGGGGGCGCAGTTATTGGTCCCTATGCTGTTGTAGGTAGCGACACATTTATAGGAAAGAAGACAAAAATCAGGAACTCCGTGATAATTGGTAAGACGACGATCCTTGAAAACGTCTTAGTTGAAAATAGTATTTTGGCAAAAAATATTTTAGTCGAAAATGATACTGTTATAAAGGAAAATAGCGTGATTGGAGATGGTGTCGTCATTAGGAGAGGTAGTGTTTTGGGCCCTGGAGCTACTGTCTACATCTCGCAGAGGTGA
- a CDS encoding DUF6062 family protein, producing MLLKKPRTSEKDVIYLALVDSISKGGCPICRTLEKSENNLIWIILYEHVNDPYVREKINKGNGLCGYHYKKVIEMAKQDPLIGGLGPAIIVEDLLSRFVESINTDTPLSTKCYICSELEKTEESYIASFVSKLDTTNLLSRYESNPESILCYKHFMEIYSRLPEATAQKLKEIQLKKLNSLLGELRSYIEKHDYRYIGTITENEAKSWTKAIEALVGSGWSALFQLKPKGKHSKQ from the coding sequence ATGCTTCTCAAAAAGCCTAGGACGAGCGAAAAAGACGTAATCTACTTGGCACTTGTCGACTCAATATCAAAGGGCGGATGCCCCATCTGCAGAACGCTAGAAAAATCTGAAAACAACCTCATATGGATAATCCTATACGAGCACGTAAATGACCCATACGTAAGGGAAAAAATAAACAAAGGAAACGGTCTTTGCGGGTATCACTATAAAAAAGTCATAGAGATGGCTAAGCAAGACCCCCTAATAGGAGGCTTGGGACCCGCAATCATAGTGGAAGACTTGTTAAGCAGATTTGTAGAAAGCATAAATACGGATACTCCACTTTCAACGAAATGTTACATATGCTCTGAGCTCGAGAAAACTGAGGAGTCTTACATTGCCTCTTTTGTCTCTAAGCTAGATACGACAAACTTGCTTAGCCGTTACGAAAGTAACCCAGAATCGATACTCTGCTACAAACACTTTATGGAGATATATTCAAGGCTCCCCGAAGCAACCGCTCAGAAACTGAAAGAAATACAGCTAAAGAAACTAAACAGTCTTTTGGGCGAGCTTCGTTCCTACATAGAAAAGCACGACTACAGATACATTGGAACAATTACCGAGAACGAGGCAAAGTCGTGGACGAAAGCCATCGAGGCACTGGTTGGATCCGGCTGGTCAGCACTGTTCCAGCTCAAGCCTAAAGGAAAACACTCAAAGCAATGA
- a CDS encoding prenyltransferase/squalene oxidase repeat-containing protein: MLTKSLTRINLDAVIKYVLSKQGSDGGYLSFQYLDMFESSAEDTYYALSILETLGVEPPRRDRAVEFLRHLQHEDGTYSSVEVAFYSIMALSLLGASPRDPRGASEYLMKALASNMNGDYILPSFEAEQLIDESGVLKSKDATFTLTSADLTPVPIRTSMIVLALHKLGGLDGEAEEKAYPLLKDALSNGGLGTPVSLEVAYWALEALSTVDHLPETSNLVKWIYACENIDGGFSSTPGSKTAFIENLYYALRSLEILGSRPKYVSSHLEYVTSLQNANGGFRRSRELGASALDYTFHAVKSLVLLESL; the protein is encoded by the coding sequence ATGCTGACTAAGTCGTTGACCAGAATTAACCTGGACGCTGTTATAAAATACGTTTTATCAAAGCAGGGCAGTGATGGGGGCTACCTGTCCTTCCAGTACCTAGACATGTTTGAGTCCTCGGCTGAGGATACCTACTACGCTCTTTCGATCTTAGAGACTTTGGGCGTAGAGCCTCCCCGTAGAGATAGGGCGGTAGAATTTTTGAGGCACCTACAGCACGAGGATGGGACTTATAGTAGTGTCGAAGTTGCATTTTATTCGATAATGGCTTTATCTTTGCTTGGTGCTTCTCCGAGAGACCCTAGGGGCGCATCAGAGTATCTAATGAAGGCGTTAGCCTCAAACATGAATGGGGATTATATTCTCCCAAGTTTCGAGGCAGAACAGCTGATAGATGAGTCAGGCGTTCTCAAATCTAAAGATGCAACTTTTACTTTGACTTCAGCAGACTTGACACCTGTCCCAATTAGGACGTCGATGATTGTTCTCGCACTTCACAAGCTGGGAGGCCTCGATGGAGAAGCGGAAGAAAAAGCATACCCATTATTAAAAGATGCATTGAGCAATGGTGGCTTAGGTACGCCGGTCTCCTTAGAGGTGGCCTACTGGGCACTTGAGGCTCTCTCGACTGTTGATCATTTACCAGAGACAAGTAATCTCGTTAAGTGGATCTATGCATGTGAAAATATAGATGGAGGATTTAGCTCTACACCGGGCTCGAAGACCGCATTTATTGAAAACCTCTACTACGCGTTGCGTTCCTTAGAAATACTTGGGTCTAGGCCCAAGTACGTCTCAAGCCATCTCGAATACGTAACAAGTCTTCAGAACGCTAACGGCGGGTTTAGACGCTCAAGAGAGCTTGGAGCATCGGCACTAGACTATACATTCCATGCTGTCAAGAGCCTTGTTCTTCTCGAGTCGCTATAA
- a CDS encoding DUF92 domain-containing protein, which translates to MIIEEVSRFLIGILIGIPLGAYAYKKSYLEKKAAVLSILFSGVYLLAGVGVFITSLFFFFSSSMLTRLNFEYKRSIGASEKESGRSLAQVIGAGGVAALFSVLYVFSPHNIGNALLVGVYVAIASSNADTWAAEIGSLSKSKPRLITRPSQVVEAGTSGGVTLLGTFGSLLGSFLTAAVAMVISMVEHPTLAKIEIFSVIFILGWLGEVVDSLVGATLQVKYYCPKCNTLTDKRIHGCGSETIHVSGYTYITNEVTNIIATSVVSIVAIALELL; encoded by the coding sequence GTGATAATTGAAGAAGTCTCACGTTTCCTGATCGGTATACTGATCGGCATACCCCTCGGGGCCTATGCATACAAGAAGTCCTACCTCGAGAAGAAGGCGGCAGTTTTAAGCATACTTTTTTCTGGTGTCTACCTCTTGGCGGGTGTTGGTGTCTTTATTACCTCGCTCTTCTTCTTTTTCTCTTCATCTATGCTAACCAGGCTCAACTTCGAATATAAGAGAAGCATAGGCGCCTCTGAGAAGGAAAGCGGCAGAAGCCTGGCACAAGTAATTGGTGCAGGTGGAGTTGCAGCTCTGTTCTCTGTTCTCTACGTATTCTCCCCTCATAACATAGGTAACGCGTTACTTGTCGGAGTCTACGTAGCTATAGCTTCCTCAAATGCAGACACATGGGCGGCAGAAATAGGTTCCCTCTCCAAATCAAAGCCGAGACTAATCACGAGGCCTTCACAGGTCGTAGAGGCGGGCACGTCCGGCGGTGTGACGTTGCTGGGCACCTTTGGCTCTCTTTTGGGGTCATTTCTGACTGCCGCTGTAGCCATGGTTATAAGTATGGTTGAGCATCCAACGCTAGCAAAGATCGAGATATTTTCCGTGATATTCATATTGGGGTGGCTGGGAGAAGTCGTCGATTCACTAGTTGGTGCGACACTTCAGGTAAAATACTATTGTCCAAAGTGCAACACATTGACAGATAAGAGGATCCACGGGTGCGGAAGCGAAACAATTCATGTATCTGGATACACCTATATCACGAACGAGGTTACAAACATCATCGCGACATCTGTAGTAAGCATAGTGGCCATAGCATTAGAGCTCCTCTAG
- a CDS encoding NfeD family protein — MRKKSFRLFLFILITFILVFITLSRENPQTVVIVELKSRIDEGTYYLVKRGVESAKGGILILVIDSYGGYLDSMDKIINLLVSSDIKTISWIPPGGKAASAAAVIAMATDKLYMGKGSVIGSIKPYPDDPKTVEYMVARVSSLLSKKGVNDSRGIAERLVKGAESFTESEASALGITQGNANSIEELLSKENLQTAEKVYVSGDVVSDFLSIILDPAVAILLLLLGVLLIFLELKVTGFQGWGILGAAFIIIALYTFNVTGINITTFVLSILGIALVFLEFKKPGIQLAGVSGIALIIIALIFEYLSRPYPMFSPSITIVSIGLLLIVILLAFVIAKALETLKMKTPTLQDKLMGKVGYAKTAIPRGGRGIVYVEGEDWTAESDTDIPQGSRVIVRGIENLILKVEPLGGQGKEPTKE, encoded by the coding sequence ATGAGGAAGAAAAGTTTTCGGCTGTTCCTCTTTATTCTAATTACATTTATTCTAGTTTTTATAACTCTTTCCCGGGAAAACCCGCAAACAGTCGTTATAGTTGAGTTAAAAAGCAGGATAGACGAGGGGACCTACTACCTTGTAAAGAGAGGCGTTGAGTCGGCAAAAGGAGGCATACTTATCCTTGTAATCGATAGCTATGGAGGCTACCTGGACTCAATGGATAAAATCATCAACCTGTTAGTTTCATCGGATATAAAAACAATCTCCTGGATTCCACCAGGAGGGAAAGCCGCATCCGCAGCCGCAGTAATAGCGATGGCTACAGACAAACTCTACATGGGTAAAGGCTCAGTTATCGGCTCCATAAAGCCTTACCCAGACGATCCAAAAACTGTTGAATACATGGTGGCCAGGGTTTCAAGTCTTCTGTCCAAGAAGGGCGTAAATGATTCAAGGGGTATAGCTGAACGACTGGTAAAGGGAGCAGAAAGCTTTACAGAGAGTGAGGCCTCTGCACTAGGGATAACCCAAGGTAATGCTAACAGTATTGAGGAGCTTTTGTCAAAGGAAAACCTGCAGACAGCAGAAAAAGTCTATGTTTCAGGAGACGTTGTAAGCGACTTTCTATCCATAATTCTGGATCCGGCAGTCGCGATCCTGCTCCTGCTACTAGGAGTTTTACTTATTTTCCTTGAGCTAAAGGTGACAGGCTTCCAGGGCTGGGGCATACTTGGAGCAGCCTTCATAATCATTGCACTTTATACCTTCAACGTCACGGGAATAAATATTACCACATTTGTCCTCAGCATACTGGGGATAGCCCTAGTATTTCTCGAGTTCAAGAAGCCGGGCATTCAGCTTGCGGGCGTATCAGGAATAGCCCTAATAATCATTGCACTAATTTTTGAATACTTGTCGAGACCTTACCCAATGTTTTCCCCCAGCATAACAATTGTCTCTATCGGTCTCTTACTCATAGTTATCCTGCTAGCATTCGTAATCGCAAAAGCGCTCGAAACACTAAAAATGAAGACGCCTACGCTTCAAGACAAACTCATGGGAAAAGTTGGCTATGCCAAAACAGCTATTCCCAGGGGAGGAAGAGGAATAGTTTATGTCGAGGGAGAAGACTGGACAGCCGAATCGGATACCGACATCCCCCAGGGAAGCAGAGTTATTGTGAGAGGCATAGAAAACCTCATACTCAAAGTAGAGCCCTTAGGCGGGCAAGGAAAAGAACCCACTAAAGAATAA
- a CDS encoding SPFH domain-containing protein: MDPVTLILLFVLLFVFVWIIASYIRIVPEYQRLVVLRLGRVVRIAGPGLVFLVPFIEQGITVDLREQYIEVTKQTCITRDNAPVDIDFLIYFKVIDPKRSVVEVSDFRGAAVGIATTTLRAVVGDIELDQVLAKREYINEVLREKLDEVTARWGVKVTAVEIREILPPREVQDAMIKQMSAERNRRAMVTEAEGKREAAIKVAQGEKEAMILKAEGEKQAAILRAEGAALALKYLDDQAKLIDEKTLMLQYFTTLKDIASSPSTKFVLPLELFKFLKPFEEMIEKRTTKE, encoded by the coding sequence ATGGACCCAGTAACACTAATACTCCTCTTCGTTTTGCTCTTCGTCTTTGTATGGATAATTGCAAGCTATATAAGAATAGTTCCAGAGTACCAGCGCCTCGTCGTACTAAGGCTTGGACGCGTAGTCAGGATAGCGGGGCCAGGACTAGTATTCCTCGTCCCATTTATAGAGCAGGGCATAACGGTCGACCTTAGGGAACAATATATAGAAGTAACAAAGCAGACATGTATTACAAGGGACAATGCTCCAGTAGACATAGATTTCCTCATCTATTTTAAAGTAATAGATCCAAAGAGGAGCGTCGTAGAGGTTTCTGACTTCCGCGGTGCAGCAGTAGGAATAGCTACTACTACCCTCAGGGCCGTCGTTGGGGATATAGAGCTGGATCAAGTACTTGCCAAGAGAGAATACATAAACGAGGTTCTACGCGAAAAACTAGACGAAGTGACCGCCCGGTGGGGCGTGAAGGTAACTGCGGTGGAAATACGGGAAATACTCCCGCCAAGAGAAGTCCAAGACGCAATGATCAAGCAGATGTCCGCAGAGAGGAACAGGAGAGCAATGGTTACAGAGGCGGAAGGAAAACGGGAAGCCGCAATAAAGGTGGCACAGGGAGAAAAAGAAGCAATGATACTTAAGGCTGAAGGAGAGAAACAGGCAGCGATTCTTAGGGCTGAGGGAGCAGCGCTGGCACTGAAGTATCTAGATGACCAGGCAAAACTCATAGACGAGAAAACCCTGATGCTCCAGTACTTCACAACCCTCAAGGATATTGCTTCCTCGCCTTCAACCAAATTTGTACTACCCCTAGAACTCTTCAAGTTCCTAAAGCCTTTCGAAGAAATGATAGAGAAAAGGACTACAAAAGAATAA
- a CDS encoding polymer-forming cytoskeletal protein, which yields MAELFDKYERTLRGQSTASSKVDSVHIAGSGVVAGGKYNRISISGSGKVTGNVEAEEIKVSGSARFMGDVTAQFFKCAGSCKIEGNVKSDLFKSAGSISISGSIEGNEVKIAGALKSYGIKARILHVSGSFKAESVEAEEAFFEISEEAVAEKIVAKRITVRPSRGENMLSLGKILKYALRRHALPILEAREISADSVTVEDVIIKGNIVAKEIVLRGKADIVGSIQGEVKKEK from the coding sequence ATGGCAGAGCTATTCGACAAGTATGAGAGGACTCTTCGCGGACAATCCACGGCTTCTAGCAAGGTTGACAGTGTTCATATTGCCGGTAGCGGTGTGGTTGCTGGCGGCAAATACAATAGGATATCCATCTCTGGCTCGGGAAAGGTGACAGGAAATGTAGAAGCGGAGGAAATAAAGGTTTCCGGGTCTGCACGCTTCATGGGAGACGTAACGGCACAATTTTTCAAGTGTGCTGGTTCGTGCAAGATAGAGGGCAATGTTAAAAGTGACCTTTTCAAGTCTGCCGGGTCTATTTCTATAAGCGGCTCCATCGAGGGAAACGAGGTAAAGATTGCTGGCGCACTGAAGTCCTATGGGATAAAGGCTAGAATATTACATGTCTCTGGGAGCTTTAAGGCAGAGAGCGTTGAGGCCGAGGAGGCATTCTTTGAAATATCAGAGGAAGCTGTTGCTGAAAAAATAGTTGCAAAAAGGATTACAGTTAGGCCTTCCCGAGGCGAAAATATGCTGTCTCTTGGAAAGATACTTAAATATGCTTTGAGACGCCATGCTCTACCAATATTGGAGGCTAGAGAGATCTCAGCGGACAGCGTTACCGTGGAAGACGTAATCATAAAGGGAAACATTGTAGCTAAGGAAATTGTCTTGAGGGGTAAAGCAGATATTGTTGGAAGCATTCAGGGAGAAGTAAAGAAAGAAAAATAA
- a CDS encoding ArsR/SmtB family transcription factor encodes MANVEDAEKLSEVLQVLANPIRLKMLALIAVRPRYAYELSKYLKLSYPLTHLHLNLLEKAGFISGSYVEGPRTKKVYRLNDFQLVISGEILRKIGEKLESP; translated from the coding sequence ATGGCAAATGTTGAAGATGCAGAAAAACTGTCAGAGGTGTTGCAGGTGCTAGCGAACCCTATAAGGCTTAAGATGCTTGCCCTTATCGCTGTAAGGCCACGCTATGCCTACGAGCTCTCCAAGTACCTGAAGCTGTCTTACCCATTGACCCACTTGCATCTGAATCTTCTCGAGAAGGCAGGCTTTATATCCGGGAGCTATGTTGAGGGGCCTAGAACAAAGAAAGTGTATCGTCTAAACGACTTCCAGCTTGTTATCTCTGGAGAGATTTTAAGGAAAATAGGTGAGAAGCTTGAGAGTCCCTAA